One Candidatus Flexicrinis proximus DNA window includes the following coding sequences:
- a CDS encoding DUF4397 domain-containing protein, with translation MRTIKLLVWVMALAVLAVTAGGTIAQDATASVRFVHVIPAVSGLDVYINGNLSAANLGYGEATGYIDAPTGDLSVRVTLSGVSSTLWEQVVAAAPESAQTLIASAADPLAFDVYEDSLDASGLTTTRFSIVHAVNNGPAVDIVAEGQTIATALAYGGFLNTIDAPANTYTFTVVPEGGSVDAPVFPATAFGLAGRTSHMLVLYGPATAPTAMLLKAPVRASGDGGFVRVTHGAEGAPNVDVLVNGELVVPGLAFGESTVHIPVEAGSYETTLRVAGGGSEITTATVDVTSGSAQTLAAIGTLDDLRVESFADAVSGVTARSAVASVINGISGATITLTSSDGLALATDLGFGTASSAVSFEPSRQSLTLTINAGEIASTVEVPATSFYGGTYYNLVAVRDGGNFSVDVNATSLALAINSAPGGSAELASLEPTAAPTTVEVAAQPTTVPEGQPTQQVVIANAPTAPTLPTARVVLDPGANLQLREYPRSDARSLGLAPNGTVFSVNGRVGAPIDILTGDVIKLPDGTDFVDPVSLLPDEKTDLEPAATWINVTLATADGEVTAWINTLYVDLRTPRGEQQRLRDLPTVPQNQPGSSQGTIVATPAPPENFARAIVFNLDPGVGLNIRRTPETTGEVLGRVLSGGSMELVGFGASGDWAFVEYLPAEGGSVRGWAGTLYLQYAFRGRPVDLEEMTALGLLEAVDEATLRGSVTAGAPPLIQPTVNPLRNVNVALVVGLDAGVNLNLRRTPDTNAEVLLQVPMGASMRVLSRSGSEAWLEVEFDGTTGWVASLYTVLTFNDRPVKLVDIPVNATFSATATPTPTPAPTATPGA, from the coding sequence ATGCGAACGATAAAGCTGCTGGTGTGGGTGATGGCCCTGGCGGTACTGGCTGTCACAGCGGGCGGTACGATTGCCCAGGACGCGACAGCGTCGGTGCGGTTCGTCCATGTGATACCGGCCGTTTCGGGGCTGGACGTATACATCAACGGCAACCTGAGCGCGGCCAACCTGGGTTACGGCGAAGCAACGGGTTATATCGACGCTCCGACCGGCGACTTGAGCGTGAGGGTGACGCTTTCGGGGGTCTCCAGCACGCTGTGGGAACAGGTGGTCGCGGCGGCACCGGAAAGCGCGCAGACGCTGATCGCGTCGGCAGCAGACCCGCTGGCCTTCGACGTGTACGAGGACTCGCTGGATGCGTCCGGGCTGACGACGACGCGTTTCAGCATCGTGCATGCGGTCAATAACGGGCCGGCGGTGGATATCGTGGCCGAGGGCCAGACGATCGCGACGGCCCTGGCGTACGGCGGGTTCCTGAATACGATCGACGCGCCCGCGAACACCTACACGTTCACGGTCGTGCCGGAAGGCGGCAGCGTGGATGCCCCGGTGTTCCCGGCGACGGCTTTCGGGCTGGCCGGGCGCACGTCGCATATGCTGGTGTTGTACGGGCCGGCCACCGCGCCGACCGCGATGCTGTTGAAAGCGCCGGTACGGGCAAGCGGCGATGGCGGTTTCGTGCGGGTGACGCACGGGGCTGAAGGCGCGCCGAACGTCGACGTGCTGGTCAACGGCGAACTGGTTGTGCCGGGACTGGCCTTTGGCGAGTCGACGGTTCATATCCCGGTGGAAGCCGGTTCCTACGAAACGACGCTGCGGGTGGCAGGCGGCGGTTCGGAAATCACGACGGCCACGGTAGACGTGACGAGTGGAAGCGCACAGACGCTGGCGGCGATTGGCACGCTGGACGACCTGCGCGTCGAGTCGTTCGCTGATGCAGTCAGCGGCGTGACGGCGCGGTCGGCAGTTGCCAGCGTGATCAACGGGATTTCCGGTGCGACGATCACCCTGACCTCAAGCGATGGCCTGGCGCTGGCAACAGACCTGGGCTTCGGCACGGCGAGTTCAGCGGTGAGCTTCGAGCCCAGCCGCCAGAGCCTGACACTGACGATCAACGCCGGAGAGATCGCGTCGACGGTGGAAGTGCCGGCGACCTCGTTCTACGGCGGCACGTACTATAACCTGGTGGCGGTGCGCGACGGCGGGAACTTCAGCGTCGATGTCAACGCGACGAGCCTGGCCCTGGCGATCAACAGCGCGCCGGGCGGGAGCGCCGAGCTCGCGTCGCTGGAGCCGACCGCGGCGCCGACGACGGTGGAAGTGGCCGCACAGCCGACCACCGTGCCTGAGGGACAACCGACGCAGCAGGTGGTGATCGCGAACGCGCCCACGGCGCCGACGCTGCCGACCGCCCGCGTCGTACTCGACCCAGGTGCAAACCTGCAACTGCGCGAATATCCGCGTTCGGATGCGCGTTCGCTGGGCCTGGCGCCGAACGGCACGGTGTTTAGCGTCAACGGGCGGGTCGGGGCGCCGATCGACATCCTGACCGGCGATGTGATCAAGCTGCCGGATGGGACGGATTTCGTCGATCCGGTCAGCCTGCTGCCCGACGAAAAGACCGACCTCGAACCGGCAGCGACGTGGATCAACGTCACGCTGGCGACGGCGGACGGCGAGGTGACGGCGTGGATCAATACGCTGTATGTGGACCTGCGCACGCCGCGCGGCGAACAACAGCGGCTACGCGACCTGCCGACGGTGCCGCAGAATCAACCCGGCTCGTCGCAGGGCACCATCGTGGCTACCCCTGCCCCGCCGGAGAATTTCGCACGGGCGATCGTGTTCAACCTTGATCCGGGCGTGGGCCTGAATATCCGGCGCACCCCTGAGACGACCGGCGAAGTCCTGGGCCGCGTACTCAGCGGCGGCTCGATGGAACTGGTCGGGTTTGGCGCGTCAGGCGATTGGGCATTCGTTGAATATCTGCCAGCCGAAGGCGGTTCGGTGCGCGGTTGGGCCGGAACGCTGTACCTCCAGTACGCTTTCCGCGGCCGGCCGGTCGATCTCGAAGAAATGACCGCGCTCGGGCTGCTGGAAGCGGTCGATGAAGCTACGCTGCGCGGCTCGGTCACGGCAGGCGCACCGCCGCTGATTCAGCCGACGGTGAACCCGCTGCGGAACGTCAACGTGGCGTTGGTGGTGGGACTGGACGCGGGCGTGAACCTGAACCTGCGCCGGACGCCGGACACCAACGCGGAAGTGCTGCTGCAAGTCCCGATGGGCGCGAGCATGCGCGTACTGAGCCGGAGCGGTTCGGAAGCGTGGCTCGAAGTCGAGTTTGACGGGACGACCGGATGGGTGGCGTCGTTGTATACGGTGCTGACGTTCAACGACCGGCCGGTGAAACTGGTCGACATCCCGGTGAACGCGACATTCAGCGCGACGGCGACCCCGACACCGACCCCTGCTCCTACGGCAACGCCGGGCGCATAG
- a CDS encoding DUF4397 domain-containing protein encodes MRKVILRLVLASVLAILAACEPIAPEPTATPLPVDTPIPTVRPTRVPEIVPTAFFGRDVEPTRNTASIRLIHAASEQGALDVSIDGSPLVGSLGFGLASGVTTIVPGEYTVTATARGSAAVAVEATVTLTAGMITDVVIAPGPDGLQMVALNGPERAVDAGFSVARAVNALTDMSELSVELNSSSTGGPLAAGGATELLSFAEGDLSAEFKSNGTTLYSDTVRLRGLTNMVLVITGLAARPQLLVFESPTLSLYSLRVVNMSPEAREIDVFFDDALVASSLAYLGSTERAVYTTASALMHVYAANADVRVSAPYLDGQRITPGPGTTVTLAIYGPVSALRAMWIEEDNSPVPVGQSRVVFAHAMSGVQSLRVGVNSTDLEDIRAFGYGETSQPVLFDAGDTRVFLRDASRDGSIVEMREALRIEAGQSILYFVVGTDESAPPPTLTETVVIDEALNVQPLETPEGVFRVRYVNAIVSQPTIDVFQEGAKVVSGLRYTAASPLGELPSSALHVVASISDSIATLVDQRFSLNTPGDYTVYIYGTPENGINATVIADERSTTGDGVGSARLVNLTQDPFAVFGLAVVPISVANVGRSTAPTAIPTATAEGGSSVDIGRPRLPAGAGLPIRDVGPGKASRISAVASNALVYVVTSEQEIVASLPAVAFAPGTHTDIVVYEYRTATDVSAILFPLVYLPP; translated from the coding sequence ATGCGGAAAGTAATCCTAAGGCTGGTGTTGGCAAGTGTCCTGGCGATCCTGGCGGCGTGCGAACCGATCGCGCCTGAACCGACGGCAACGCCGCTTCCGGTTGACACGCCGATCCCGACGGTCCGGCCCACGCGGGTGCCGGAGATCGTGCCGACGGCGTTTTTTGGCCGGGACGTGGAGCCAACACGCAACACCGCCAGCATCAGACTGATTCACGCCGCGTCCGAGCAAGGGGCGCTGGACGTGTCGATCGATGGATCGCCGCTGGTCGGAAGCCTGGGCTTCGGGCTGGCGAGCGGCGTGACCACTATTGTACCTGGCGAGTATACGGTAACGGCAACCGCACGGGGGTCAGCAGCGGTGGCCGTGGAGGCGACCGTGACGCTGACGGCCGGGATGATCACCGATGTGGTGATCGCGCCGGGGCCGGATGGACTGCAGATGGTGGCGCTAAACGGGCCGGAACGGGCGGTTGACGCGGGATTTTCGGTGGCGCGGGCGGTGAATGCGCTGACCGACATGAGCGAACTTTCGGTGGAGCTAAATTCGTCGAGCACCGGCGGACCGCTCGCGGCTGGCGGGGCAACCGAACTGCTGTCATTCGCCGAAGGCGACCTGAGCGCGGAATTCAAGAGCAACGGGACAACGCTGTATTCGGACACGGTGCGGCTGCGCGGCCTGACAAATATGGTGCTGGTGATCACCGGGCTGGCGGCGCGGCCGCAACTGCTGGTTTTCGAGTCGCCTACGCTGAGCCTGTATTCGCTGCGGGTGGTCAACATGAGCCCAGAGGCGCGAGAGATCGACGTGTTCTTCGATGACGCGCTGGTGGCGAGTAGCCTGGCGTATCTGGGTTCTACGGAACGGGCGGTGTATACGACGGCGAGCGCGCTGATGCATGTGTACGCCGCCAACGCGGACGTTCGGGTGTCGGCGCCGTACCTGGACGGGCAGCGGATCACGCCTGGTCCCGGCACGACGGTAACGCTGGCGATTTACGGGCCGGTGTCAGCGCTGCGGGCGATGTGGATCGAGGAAGACAACTCCCCGGTGCCGGTCGGACAGTCACGGGTGGTCTTCGCGCATGCCATGAGCGGGGTGCAATCGCTGCGGGTGGGCGTCAACAGCACCGACCTGGAGGATATACGCGCGTTCGGGTACGGCGAGACGAGCCAGCCGGTACTGTTCGATGCTGGCGATACGCGGGTATTCCTGCGCGATGCGAGCCGTGACGGCTCGATCGTGGAGATGCGCGAGGCGCTAAGGATCGAGGCGGGACAGAGTATTCTGTATTTTGTAGTAGGGACGGACGAGAGCGCGCCGCCGCCGACACTCACCGAGACGGTGGTGATCGACGAGGCGCTGAACGTGCAGCCGCTGGAAACGCCGGAGGGCGTGTTCAGGGTGCGCTACGTGAACGCCATCGTCTCGCAGCCGACGATCGACGTCTTCCAAGAAGGAGCGAAGGTGGTCAGCGGACTCCGTTATACCGCGGCCAGCCCGCTAGGCGAGCTGCCCAGCAGCGCGCTGCATGTGGTTGCGTCGATCAGCGACAGTATCGCGACGCTGGTAGACCAACGGTTCAGCCTGAACACGCCAGGCGACTATACGGTATATATCTACGGGACGCCAGAGAACGGAATCAACGCGACGGTGATCGCGGACGAACGGTCTACGACGGGCGACGGCGTGGGTTCAGCGCGACTGGTGAACCTGACGCAAGACCCGTTCGCGGTGTTCGGGCTGGCGGTGGTGCCGATCAGCGTAGCGAATGTGGGACGATCGACAGCGCCGACAGCAATCCCGACGGCAACTGCAGAAGGCGGGTCGAGCGTCGACATCGGACGACCTCGGCTGCCAGCGGGCGCGGGATTGCCGATCCGCGATGTCGGGCCGGGCAAAGCGTCACGAATTTCGGCGGTCGCGTCGAATGCGCTGGTATACGTGGTCACGTCGGAGCAGGAGATTGTGGCGAGCCTGCCGGCGGTGGCATTCGCGCCGGGGACGCACACGGACATTGTGGTGTACGAGTACCGGACGGCCACAGACGTGAGCGCAATCCTATTCCCATTGGTCTATTTACCGCCTTAA
- a CDS encoding GDP-mannose 4,6-dehydratase, protein MRVLITGAGGFVGRTLTAHLRAENPDAEIHGTQLPNVQEAPVQDLTCHRLDLCDAQAVTALIDAVKPDQIYHLAGQAFVPRSFEDPWETLENNIRGQLNLTVACIKAELRPRMLIAGSAEIYGAVTQVPTDESAPLQPSSPYSVSKVAQDLLGFQYFASHGMPILRVRAFNHFGPGQSDRFAAPAFAMQIARIEAGLQAPEMKVGDLSARRDFTDVRDVVRAYRLLVERGEAGQAYNIASGTAHSIQHVLDVLLSLTDTKIEVSLDPARLRPSAIPILQGDFTRLREATGWTPQIPFETSLRDLLDDCRQRVRK, encoded by the coding sequence GTGCGGGTACTCATCACAGGAGCGGGGGGATTTGTCGGGAGGACGCTGACGGCGCATCTTCGCGCGGAAAACCCCGACGCGGAAATCCACGGGACGCAGCTGCCGAATGTCCAGGAAGCGCCGGTGCAGGATTTGACGTGCCACCGGCTCGATCTGTGCGACGCGCAGGCCGTCACCGCGCTGATCGACGCGGTGAAGCCGGATCAAATCTATCATCTGGCGGGCCAGGCGTTTGTGCCGCGCTCGTTCGAGGACCCGTGGGAGACGCTTGAGAACAATATCCGGGGCCAGCTGAACCTGACGGTGGCGTGCATCAAGGCGGAGCTGCGGCCACGGATGCTGATCGCCGGGTCGGCGGAGATTTACGGCGCCGTCACACAAGTGCCGACGGACGAAAGCGCGCCGCTGCAGCCGTCGAGTCCGTACAGCGTAAGCAAGGTGGCGCAGGATTTGCTGGGGTTCCAGTATTTTGCCAGCCACGGCATGCCGATTTTGCGGGTGCGGGCGTTCAACCATTTCGGGCCGGGACAGAGCGACCGGTTCGCTGCGCCGGCCTTCGCGATGCAGATCGCGCGGATCGAGGCGGGATTGCAGGCGCCGGAGATGAAGGTGGGCGACCTTTCGGCGCGGCGCGACTTCACGGATGTGCGCGACGTGGTAAGGGCGTACCGGCTACTGGTGGAACGCGGCGAGGCCGGGCAGGCGTATAACATCGCGTCCGGGACGGCGCACAGCATCCAGCATGTGCTGGATGTGCTGCTGTCGCTGACCGACACTAAAATCGAAGTCTCGCTCGATCCGGCGCGGTTGAGACCAAGCGCAATCCCGATCCTGCAAGGCGACTTTACACGGCTGCGCGAAGCGACCGGATGGACGCCGCAAATCCCATTTGAGACAAGCCTGCGCGACCTGCTGGACGACTGCCGGCAGCGCGTACGCAAGTGA
- the gmd gene encoding GDP-mannose 4,6-dehydratase: MAKKALITGITGQDGSYLAELLLSLGYQVFGLVRRTSTLKYERIRHIQDQITLIPGDMSDQTSLTRALQAAQPDEVYNLAAQSFVQTSWNQPVFTGDVTGLGVTRMLDAILTVNPGIRFYQASSSEMFGKVQEVPQRETTPFYPRSPYGVAKVYGHWITVNYRESYNMHASSGILFNHESPRRGLEFVTRKVTYHAAKIKMGLTKELRVGNLDSQRDWGYAGDYVRAMWLMLQQDTPDDFVVATNKTHTIERLLDVAFAVVDLNWRDYTVQDPAFMRPAEVDLLIGSPEKAGRVLGWEPQVSFEQLIQMMVEADLQAIKSGELA, translated from the coding sequence ATGGCGAAGAAAGCACTGATTACCGGTATCACCGGACAAGACGGATCGTACCTGGCCGAACTGCTGCTGAGTCTGGGGTATCAGGTCTTCGGGTTAGTACGGCGCACGAGCACGCTGAAATACGAACGCATCCGGCATATTCAAGACCAGATCACGCTGATCCCCGGAGACATGAGCGACCAGACAAGCCTGACGCGGGCACTGCAGGCCGCACAACCCGATGAGGTGTATAACCTGGCGGCACAAAGCTTCGTGCAGACGTCGTGGAACCAACCGGTATTCACGGGAGACGTGACCGGATTGGGCGTGACTCGGATGCTGGACGCGATCCTGACGGTCAACCCAGGCATCCGGTTCTACCAGGCGTCGAGCTCGGAGATGTTTGGCAAGGTCCAGGAAGTGCCGCAGCGGGAGACGACGCCGTTTTATCCGCGCAGCCCGTATGGAGTGGCCAAAGTCTACGGCCACTGGATCACGGTGAACTACCGCGAGAGCTACAACATGCACGCGTCGAGCGGAATCCTGTTCAACCACGAAAGCCCGCGGCGGGGGCTGGAATTCGTGACGCGTAAGGTGACGTATCACGCGGCGAAGATCAAGATGGGGCTGACCAAAGAACTGCGCGTCGGCAACCTCGATTCACAGCGGGACTGGGGATACGCCGGGGATTATGTGCGGGCGATGTGGCTGATGCTGCAGCAGGATACGCCGGACGACTTCGTGGTGGCGACGAACAAGACGCACACGATCGAACGGCTGTTGGACGTGGCATTCGCGGTGGTCGATCTGAACTGGCGCGACTACACGGTGCAGGATCCGGCATTCATGCGCCCGGCGGAGGTCGATCTGCTGATCGGCAGCCCGGAAAAAGCCGGCCGCGTGCTGGGCTGGGAGCCGCAGGTCTCGTTCGAGCAGCTGATTCAGATGATGGTCGAGGCCGACCTTCAAGCGATCAAGAGCGGCGAACTGGCGTAA
- a CDS encoding TatD family hydrolase: MSLIDTHVHLNFDAYDPDRAEIVARAQAAGVTRFINPGVDIESSQAGVGLATAYPGVVYAAVGFHPNDTEAYEAHGLDEIRRLAAQPGVVSIGEIGLDYYWNKSPKENQRRAFEAQLEMAAEFGLPVIIHNRESSEDVVAILEAWAAGLSGRLREHPGVLHSVSAPPELAERALKAGFYLGFTGPITYKNADQTRRIAGTTPIDRILVETDGPFLTPIPHRGKRNEPAYIPLIIERLAAIKQISVEEMGAATTASAERLFAL; this comes from the coding sequence ATGAGCCTGATCGATACGCACGTCCACCTGAATTTCGACGCATATGACCCCGACCGCGCGGAGATTGTGGCGCGCGCCCAGGCGGCAGGGGTGACGCGGTTCATCAACCCGGGGGTCGATATCGAGTCGAGTCAGGCCGGGGTCGGGCTGGCGACAGCGTATCCGGGCGTGGTGTATGCGGCGGTCGGATTTCATCCGAACGACACGGAAGCGTATGAGGCGCACGGGCTGGATGAAATCCGCAGACTGGCCGCGCAGCCCGGCGTGGTGAGCATCGGCGAGATCGGCCTCGACTACTACTGGAACAAAAGCCCGAAGGAGAACCAGCGCCGGGCATTCGAGGCGCAACTGGAAATGGCGGCGGAGTTCGGGCTGCCTGTGATTATCCACAACCGCGAGTCGAGCGAGGATGTGGTGGCGATTCTAGAGGCGTGGGCAGCGGGGCTATCGGGGCGGCTGCGCGAGCATCCGGGGGTGCTGCACTCGGTCTCCGCGCCGCCGGAACTGGCCGAGCGGGCGCTGAAGGCCGGGTTCTATCTGGGGTTCACCGGACCGATCACGTACAAGAATGCCGATCAGACGCGGCGAATCGCCGGGACGACGCCGATTGACCGGATTCTGGTCGAGACGGACGGGCCGTTCCTGACGCCGATTCCGCACCGCGGCAAGCGCAACGAGCCGGCGTATATCCCGCTGATTATCGAGCGGTTGGCGGCGATCAAG